atcaagggactgtggaggacacagatcagcctccaggcCAGTTACACCTGGTGACTTCgccagtgcaggctggggagtggaaaagctgagccctgacctccccacctaccctgcccaccagatgccagtagcggccagggatccctgacttcaggcagaggcagacagcacagttgctgcctcctttgatcccatcccagggcccacagggcctggagaaacctggcaggggctgagttgggagaatcaggtagggagatgccaagtgaagaatgtgagggactgggtatgaggggcactagggcacagggtctgcttcccctggagaggtggcagtgagacatagAGTAGCCAAGCCTCGGcaggcaccaccctgctgccaggcacGTGTGGTGCCCATACCCACCCCAACGGCTGCAGGAAGGTTCCTCATCAACAAAAGGGGAGGATGCACCCACACCTATataggcattggtgcccacacacatcagagaagaaaattactGCTGTGCTCAAGGTGTGAGGAAAGGGGCAACGTCCCCTTCCTCCCCATGGTGGGTGCAAAGTTACCCGCTCCTGCCAGCACCCCGACCCCCCAACTCCACTGGCTGCTGACTTCCACCACAGTGCCATGTCACGTGCCAGGAACAGCTCAGCGGTACATCCCAAAGGGTGCTATCCTGGAGCGGTTGTGCTGGGCAAGTGACACctttcctagtcacagaggttttctttctttactgctCACCGgccctgtgcctcggtttcccccactgtggcacagtgtaaaaatcccatcttaaaggctaggaacccagaaacgtcaccacacctggtgaaatgggcggtgaaactccctgccttggacctcttgctccaggactgatgtccattgggacacggccaggccagcatcctggggagggctgcattccttgCCTGGGGAACCTTGCTCCAGTTAGGAATCactggagttgaggcccctaatgGATTGGAGGAGGCACAAGGGTAGAAtggaggtagccccatcatacgggcctgtgtagaccccagaaaacaagcattgagttcagactcttgtctgaagctggccacatgaaagtatttgggctttggggtgtgatgagggcctggggtcagggaacaaagtgttctggtttggacacgCAGGACGTTCTCTGCAGCTCCCTCAGGTACAGGGTATGTTGCTAAGTAAATGctttaaaaaccctaggaggaggggAACAAAAAGGGCCCTGAAGTCAAGGGCACGGTCCTgtctttccacctccccagctgaagacatGTTGGAGGACAATTCTCTGAGTttcataacaaagaagagaaaaaagaaatcaaaaagacctggaggataggcaagccaatgagggctgactgggattaccctgcctaatcctcaaaacaagccttccctatctgtcctctgggccaggtgaggaaacaggtcacagtaggacattcagaccctgggcaggcagctggcagcccggagcccaggaggtgcaaacacatttttactgaggcacatcctgcacagccctaaatccattaaaactTGAGGCAATACagcacatgcttctgtgagcacagggttggggctggggttacagattaacagcatctcaaggcagaagaatttttcctagTACAGATCGaaatggactttcttatgtcttcatctttctccatagacacaataacagtctgatctctctttcccccacacagagagtGTCACCACTGTATGTCAGCCACTAGGGGACAGGCTTCGGCCTCACCATGCAGGAGACCTTTCAGGACAGACCTGAGGAAGGTGGGCAgagtgggtagggagaggagggcctggcctgaggaaagagcaggctgggcctgaggttgtcgggggcctgaggttgtcgggtgcccgcatgggcctctgggcagcaccaggatctgaTGGGACCAAACGACAGGCCAGTGGGCCGTGTGGGGCCTGTGACTTTGAGTCAGCAGAGAATatgcctgaattacatcctgataggtgcaccctgactcTGAAGCTGAGGACACCTaaggcatggaggtggggtggaggtgggggcagagcaggggatggggagggagcctgTGCCGGTCCAGGTCAGAGGTGGTGGcttggccccagtggctccagatgcaatgaagagccaagagggactttcctgagggacttagatgccgGGGTGGAGGAGCACTGCAAGGTTTCAGCCTGAGTCCccgggaggatggagtcaccaggagctgaggtgaggaagactgagcggtggggggttgtgcgggggtgcagaggcctgagctcagtgtggcccctgcagatttgagacgcccactccatgcacaggcagagacggcaggggaggggaagaggctgcagctcaggtagccctggaatGGGCAGCCcgacatgctggggcactgggtcctggtgccctcatggctgggagctgcttccctcctgggatgccacaactcctttagggcacatcTGCAGCTCCTGTGCCCACCACAGAGGGGAAGTGGGAAAGGCATCTGTgcctatgcatgttctccttcaccttgtcctaggcaggtcccaggcagcacctcccctcccaagtggctccccttggcccCTGCCCCTAGTGTTCACAGACAGACTctcgaagagggctggactcagcggctcacttctaatgaatagaaccaggcaaaagagatggcggtctctcctgagattgaaTTGGCGGGGCGCTGCAAgttctgtccactggaactctccccctggctcttgataggtgctagttctggcaaagccagtcacctgcccagggcagagggcggcctgaagctgatgccacggagagactggggccttcagtccaacagcttgtaagcaacagaatcccgccagcaacacagaagcgagcgtggaagcagctcctcccctgatgagcctgagccttcagaagacacggcagccctgggcagacacctgctgcagccgcggagagcccctggggcagagggctcagTGAAGCCTGCACTCCTGGCCccaggagtaatcattcctgtggtataactgtgtgctggtgtgggtgggccacagtttggagtaatctgtcaagggacaataaagaacaaacacacacctcaggtcctactgggtggaagctgtacggtcagcacggcatgtaatatcttcctcttgaattagaagattcattgctaaggccaacgattaaaaaaaaaatacctctagttgtagcaccattaaaatacatgacttgcaaaaaacaaaacaaaacaaaaaaactataaaagagCCATAGCTATTCTCTTCCATCTTAGCTAcaggaatatattaatatatgttaattccttgactgagcaatgggccaaacgcatgagaacagatgtgtgaggaccgtcagtgaccaccctgaccccagcccttacATACACACAAACTTTTCAACATAAGCCgtaaccttgggggtcttgacactctaaattttattgtttttaattaactatttctattccctaaacaatacctgttcatcggagAGAAAAATAGCATTACCtgtactaagcaaaagaaaggaaataaaatgctcagaaacatttacatatgtatgcagactcacacacacactcacacacacacgcacaggctCACACTGTGTCTAGgactgccttttcacttatttgtatgtcctgaacatatttccacATCAGTAGACATTTATCCTCGTAGCAGTAAcagcaattaaatattattacagcgtctatttttaccatcatttatttaactcatcatgtttgaactgttaggttgtatGTATCGTTTTTTGTAATACAggcaatttgatgacaaatgacccatcccctaatgttcaatataaaatatcaattatataaggagataaggggtatttggctaaaataaaattcagcgtgccccaccttctccacatgtactatgctctaaaaaggcatgagtaattaaattagcccttctattctccagcacagatcctgagcccagcCGTGGGTGCGGGTGCTTAGAGCACCGGTCTCCTCTCCTacccgccagaaggcaaaggccactcaactgccaccttaagacacccaggattctcctcttcttttttattaatagaataaagctCAGGCTCAGTGCATGGGAGCAGAGCTCTccgactttgcattcatcagagtaacctaggtggcctgtttaaaaatacacattcccTGGCTGCGCTcgcagaaactggacttcagtggtttagtgggggtgtgcataggccaggtgattctgaggaccacagGGGGTTAGGAATTGTCCtgttaattctggccaagggagagatcagACAATCCAGCATAGTCCGCAGcatatttcttttccctcttttgcaatgaatatttgattctcagcgggatgagccccaggatgaggcacacatccaagaaaaatccatgcctctccatcttttccccaggattgccctttggggAGACTCTCCTTTGCGACTGCTTCACTTTCCCtggttcatagaacaaacctcttcttagtctcttttgttgtctcttatctgttcaacaaacacccactgcacaggaccatcctccggtaagccgtcgagtggggccgtttgggagcccttcttcgtggggtgagccctgaaggaaccggggccccataagcccgtgcttttgtgGGGGTTGCCCCCTCTCCCATCGCAGggtaactggcaccaggctgttaagctgcGGATGGGCAACCGCACATCCCATTGGgtgtgcgtatttcagcacgtggaGTTGGCCAGTGAAGCCGGCCGAGgtcggcacagcgtacagcagcgggcctgtccgtggggaggaagggtcgtcccgcctcccctcCAGGCTAGTCCTGTTgcgcctcctcctgcctcactctgactttcgcgcacccaggcgtctctgagggtcgcgccccgataccctcctccaccccaaggctTCTTCTCCCCAAGGGCCAGGTTGGGGGCCCAGGAGCGCCACAGCCTCCGTAGGCacgggaaatcgcagcttcgtcaaAGCTAAGCCCGCCGTGCTCAGCTTTTCTCACCGcctggaggatccactctccttccgtccttcccgacctcaggctgcacaGAAAACTTGGCGgggatcgaggaagccgcgccccgaggctcccagcgcagccccaggaggaatcctgccgGCAACAAGAAGCTGTGCGCGCGGCCGGGCGCGAGCCTCCAcgtccaggtggggtctccgcgccccaattccaccccaccccgccatcggcgctccccgcaagtgcggggtttccacccgtcctggcgttcgcgcccactcagGGTTTCCCtcgcccccccccccgcccccgggagatgctccccgcGTTCTATCCCGCCCCGCCCTGCCGCGCCCGGTAAACGATGTGACCCCGCCCCTCTGCAGTCTCCCCTCCCCAGGACGCTGCCCCTGTCCCCACTTGTGGTGCTCGGGGCATCtctaaagcccccaaccagagtcctccaacccacccgcgaggctcgCGCACCAGCAACGCGGCCCCACCCGCAGGGACCTCGCCCACCTCTGGCTCTACCCCCGCCTCTGCGGCCTTCCCCACCGCTAGCGCGGCCCccacctacgacgacccccgcgtaggtcctcctgcccacacGTGTCCccccgccagcccctgcccctacccctgcccctagccgtgcccctgcccctagccgctCCCCCGCCCCCGCAGCCCCTCCAGTGCGCTCGGGCCCCGCCCATTGGCGCTGGGGCCGAGCAGGGGCGCGGGCCTGGCGGCGTTCCGAGTCGGGCGCGCGCGGGCAGGGTCCCCACTGCCTGCTGCGCAGCCGGACTAGCGGCTGCCCTCGGCCTTCTCGCCATGaacgcggacgactcccgggccccgaagggctccttgcggaagttTCTGAAGCACCTCTCCGGGGCCCGCAAGGCCATTGGCATGCTGACCAGCGTCGGGGATGTTCAAGGTGCGCGCGCCCCTACCGGCGGCGAGGGAGGGACTgacggagaaggggagaacagggcGAAGTGGATGTGGCAACGGGGCAGAAGgggggaagcgatgggaggaccggaggaaaggtggggaagcgatgggaagaaccggGGAGACGAGCGGGGAAGCGATGGGGTGAACTGGGGTGAAGCCCGTGACCCGGAGCGGCAGGGGTCCCTGCGGGGCGGCCTGAGccggcaaggcagccccggggtccttgccgagtggggcggaggaggaagggacaCGGCAGTAGGAACCTCCATCCGGAAGAGAGTGAGCTTTCCACCCCCTccagtttatgttttaaattgagcctggcagagggggtcgcctggagcGCCCTCGGGGGTCGTTCTCCCTCAGAGCTGTAGGAAGGGGCCGGGCTTCCCTTCCGAAGCgtgggtacagcgcgatcacttcctAAGTAGCCCCCGCCCCCTAACTCCTCCCCACGTCACCTCCCAGCACGTCGAGGAAGAAACGGCCAGGTCCCCGCGCGCCTTCTGTCGCCTCATGCCCTGCGCGGCGTGGGTGGGGTCCCGGCTGGCAGcgggggtgctctgggttcccgcctggcGACTCCGAGGCGGTCCGGCAGCCCGTCGCTTTTCCGCTGGAAGAGtttaaaaaagggtttcctgcgctcgcatgtgctgtcgctTTTCGCCTCGTGacaaaaccgaaaactaaaatgggtcccaggccctccccgccagcctccgcggacgggaaggaccaggaagcggggactccgggacgtcagcggcgccacggcgcgggctctgggcttcccctgccctgcaatGTAGAGgcggctctccaggaggggccagAGTCTGGGCCCACGACGCGGGCGCGCCGGGAGGACATTTACCATTGACGGGCCggaggtggtggagactgcgcgccccaggccccgggtgcacgtgGGGGCGCCTGTGCCTGGACGGTGGAGCGCCCCGATCCTTGCAGCCCCTGGCGGGTAGATCTGCGCTTCCCAGGCGAACGCTACCTGGGAGCCTTAGCGATCGCGAGGGCTGGAGACGCGACGCGCCCCGAGctgggttttgatttttattttcccggTTCCTCCTGCCGCAGATGCGTGGAAAGGCCCGGATGGCGGATTTCCTGCCGTTTCGGGACCGCGCACTGCACAAGGATGGAGCGGGGATGAGCCCCCCGCCCACGGCCCCGGTGACCTTCCCTTCGCCCTTGAGTGCGCGGGGCGGGCGCGGGTGCTGTAGGTTGGGGCGCTGTGGGCGCCGCCCCGCCCGCCGCGAGCGCCTACGTGATGCCAGGTCCGTCGTCTCCTTGTGCCCAGGCCCGGACATCCGTATGCCGCGCGCTCCGCGAGCCCGCAGCGCAACCTCCCCAGGCCCAGCGCCCCCCGCGGGAGACCCCGGTGGCAGCGCCAGACCCCGCCCCGCAGCCCGACCCCCAGCGCCCCTGGGAAGTGCTCTGGCGTTAGCGTTTTAGTAAAAGGACCCCCCCCTCCAGCATCAGCATTCCTCCTGTAGGGTTggattctcagagaaaaaaaaggtgATGCAGCAGACGCTGGGATTGGAGAAATTACCAGAGTGAAGTAGAAATAGCCTGGCCAGCGTGACTTAAACCAGCCCGGAGATGTGCGAGTACGAATGGAACCGCCTGGGGTCGGGATAGGACCCAGAGTGGCTTCTCAGTCAAAGGCCTTCAGAAGCAGAGGGAACATCTTGAGTGACTTTACCGGGGCGCGAAAGACGAGAAACCTTTGGCTTGGCACGGGAACAGGAAACGATCTCTGGAAGTCACCAGGGCGGGTggaaggtcaggggttcaaggttATTTTGGAATTTAGGTGCTGTGCTtcctgcacggtggctcatgcttgtcattCCAGTGcatttggaggccgaggcaggaggatcgctttagcccaggagttccagagcagcctggacaacatagtgagactctgtgtctacaaaaaataaaaaaaaaaaaagaaagaaagaaaaacacattaagaTGCTGTAtgtattggaaaatatttatggGTCATTCTTTTGAGCTCCATGTCCAAAAGCTTGCTAAAATGCTTGGGAGTTCGCGTACAGGCACGTGAGATTAGGATACAGTGGCAGAATCGCGGTGTTCTCTGTTACCCTGGTTTTGCCACCTGGGAGGAGTTACACATATTGAAGGTTTGTAAGTCAACGCCTCTTCTCTTCTGGGGAAAAAGGTATTTTGGAAACCAATATTATGTGGGAACGTGGCTTGGTTGGTACAGCCTCGGCTTAATGGGAGACAGCTGCCCTCAGCTCTGCAGGTGGCATCAAATACGGTGGCCTCGAGCCCACATGGGTCACACCTGGGCTGTCCCTGGGGAAGCCCGCTACGGCAGGTCGCCTGGGCATTCTTTCCTTGGCAGAGCCGAAGTCACAATTTTTTGTAAACTCTAAAGAGCTTTACCCTTCCAAGATATGATCTTGAACCTGTTGGAGCATTTGGACGCATTTCTTTTAAGGAAGTTCACCTCCAGATGTGCTCAGAGGGCCTGGTCTTAGCTGCCACAGATTTACAAATTCTTACAGTAAGTAGGTTATTCCTCGAGAATTTATCTGTTGTGCCCCCAttctttttgccattttattcTGATTCTATATTAGTACTTGATTTTCCCTGACGTAGAAGACTATTGCCTGTAGCTAGAGATCAGAGAACACATTCCCATTCAAGTATTAACTTCAGGGGAATTATCTGTCAGATGTGAAATTATGGTAAAATTCCATATATTAAAATGACCGTAGCTACCATtcgttgaaaatattttgtatactaGGAGCTTTACAATTCTTACCCAACATCCTCAGGTCAATATGTATAAACTGTAAAGACTTCAAGATTAGTACCTTAAAACCAAAGTCAGAAGTGTGAGGTTTCAATTGACTGGACATGCATTAGGTCAATGACACACATATTTATTGGACACCAGGCTTGATCCGAACACGGGCACCTTTGGTGTCTGAAGCAATATTCCTTGGGTGGTTTTGTGAGGGCAACGGAAAATGACTTTTTACAGCGATAGGAGTCAAGATGGCAAAAATGACATTAAGGCTTAGTACCAATGTGATGGGCTGCTTTTCTTCCCCCAGTAGagttcatattatttaattataagataCAATGGAAAATCTCTGAAGCAATGCTTCGGAGCCCAGTAGgatggaaggggaaactgagaacagTGCCATTTCGCCTCACACAGCTCCGGCGCCCCTCACCATCCTGTGCACACACATTCTTTGATGGGATCTTTTCAGGGTAAAGTGCAGTAATTGATTTTGCAGAAATTACTGGGTCTGGGAGGCAGATGATGAGTGATGGTGTCACCCCGTGGCACAGTGGGAGATTTGTGTGATGGCATCATTTTCTATGAATGCAAATTGCTTTGGGTGCGCCATACTCGGAGGACCCTTCGAAGCTAgacattttctcatctttcaaaAGAAGCATGTTTTCCTTCTTGGTTACAGAAAACTAAAAGCTTTTGATACAGGACTCCGACCTTTTATCAGGGAGAATCAGGGCTCTTTAAATTACCTCTGCCAATCTGATGGGCCGtcagaaacaattaaaattagaaagatgaaGATACGGTAACAACGTGGTCAGGGCAAACCTCAGGATACCAGATTGCACGTTCACAGTTGCCTTTCTGCTAACAACGTGCGGGTGAATATGGAACAGAGGGCCATGTGTCAGTAGTTGGGttgcattttgtgtttcttttctacaAGCCCTTTctggtgtgtttgtgtatattagAGAGTAGCTGCCCAGAGGCTGCCgtttccctccccactcctcggTTCTCTCCATCTTCACCCCCAACTCCAAGTCCTTTGTTTGGAATTACAGTCATTGTGCTTGTCAGGATGGAAGAGGCAGCCAGACACATGGCAGACCAGAGCACTGAGAGGCAGAGACTTACTCATAAGTCCCGCCCTGGCCCTGCTGTCTCGAGTGCTGAGATAGGGTCTCGGTGTTTTCCTCTGCAGAATGGAGGCATCACTcagtctctgtcttctctccctgtctctttcttcaCTCCCCTCTTCCCTAACACACATCTACAGTGAAAGTTTTcaggaggcaaaagagaaaaggctGGACTGTGCGGGACCCCCCAACCCCAGGGCCCATTTGCTGTCTTCCCAGCTTCCATGTGCCCAGAGCAGCCTGGGGAAGCCTTTGGAGGTGCAGATCCTGACTGTGTGGGTCTGAGTGAGGCTGGGACTCTCACGGGGAGGCGCCGGTGCTGCGGGTCACCCTGGGGCTAGTGGGGCGGTTTGCAAATCATGCAGATCAGCTTCTCCACTTCTCCAGGTTTCTCCAAAGTGAGATGCTCCGCGGAGTCCTTTGGgattgttttctgactttgacCAGGATTTTGACGGAGAAGATTCGTTAATATAGGACCCCTTGTCTTAACATACATGTGTAAATGATCTGATCTGAAGTTTTCTGAATGGAAAATGATTGAAAGGTTGGCATGCAGTAGACTTGGGGAGTCATTCCTTCATATATTT
The DNA window shown above is from Macaca nemestrina isolate mMacNem1 unplaced genomic scaffold, mMacNem.hap1 Scaffold_118, whole genome shotgun sequence and carries:
- the LOC139361246 gene encoding sterile alpha motif domain-containing protein 1-like is translated as MRGKARMADFLPFRDRALHKDGAGMSPPPTAPVTFPSPLSARGGRGCCRLGRCGRRPARRERLRDARSVVSLCPGPDIRMPRAPRARSATSPGPAPPAGDPGGSARPRPAARPPAPLGSALALAF